The genomic interval AAAAAAAGCATATTTCTTTACTGAATTTCCTGACAAAGTTCAACTAAGACGCCATTTGTGTTTTTTGGATGCAAAAAAACAACCAATTTATTATCTGCTCCTTTTTTTGGTTTTTCATTAATCAATACAAAACCTTCATTTTTCAATCGTTCAATTTCAGCGTATATATCTTCAACATCAAAAGCGATATGATGAATCCCTTCTCCTTTTTTTTCTAAAAACTTTGCAATTGGACTTTCCGGATTGGTTGCCATCAAAAGTTCGATTTTATTTGTTCCTGTTTGAAAAAAAGAAGTTAAAACACCTTCACTTTCCACTCTCTCTTCTTTATATGACGGAACCCCCAAAAGTTTTTCGAACAATACATTTGCATCATCCATATTCTTTACTGCTATTCCTATATGTTCAATTTTATTTACCATTTCATTAATTATATTAATACAAAGATACAATTACTAATTATTGATTGATATAAGTATTAAAGTAACCACATTCTGCAATTACATCCTGATAATACTTTGTATCGGAATAATCTTTTTTCAACGCTTTAAAACCATTCCAGGCTAGAAAATTAATTTTATCATCTTCAACATTCCACCAATTGGTCACGTTACTATATTTATTGTTATAGTACTCGTTTCGTTCGCATTTCGATAATAAATAAACACATTTTGCTTTTTGTTCTTTTGTAGTTGCGGCTTCAAATGCTTTTTGATAATACATTTTTGGAAGATCACAATTTGTAATCATCTTTTTCATTGAATCTCTAAACGAATACGGACTAGAACCGTAACCCACAATACTTATTTCATAAAAACCTCTGCCGTTTCCAAAATGAGTAATATTATAAAATGCATTTCCTAACAATAAACTATTGGTAAAAACGTCTTCTTTCTGAGCCAATTTATCCTGCATAGTTTTTATTGTATTTAAAAACTCAAGTTGCGAATATTTCTTTTTTTGATACGCCGCATGTTCACAATCGTGACAATCTTTAATATTTCCGTTAAACGGATTTCCTAAAAATTGAGAATCCTTAACAGAATCAGTTTGCTGAGTAAAAGCAATTGCTTCAGGAATCTTATTTTTAAAAGTTGCCTGAACTGCCTGAAAATTATTAATATCTTTCAATTTCAAACTATAAATTCCGGAAGCGATTTTCTCGATTTCGGTTTTATTTGACTTAGCCAAAAAAGTTTTCATATCTAACAAATTCTTTTCGTTGTCATAAAATGCATTCCCTCCACCCCAATAATAAGAATTAGAATGTAAATCGCCGCCAAACAATTCCACCATAACAGGATTTCCTTTTGCTTTATAAAGCGCTGCCAAATAGTTCTTGCTCCAGGAAACTGCGTTTTGATAACGAAACTCTTCCTCTTTGTATGTTTTTGGAAGTTCATAATACAACCAGTTTAAATCTGCCAAAATTGTTTTCTCATTTTTATCTGTGAGTTTATCAATTTTGCTCATATTATTTACAAAACGAAGTAATCGTAACTGATATCCTGCCAATTCTGTTTTTGGTAACGTTTTTTCAGCTTTATCAAAATTAGTATCAGCGTTGGCAAAATCCCCTTTTAATGTTTGTAGATATCCTAACGAAATATCCCATAAATAAGGTTTCTCTGTATTTCCTGCAGCTGCAATTTTCGAAACTAAATCAAATCCTTTCTTATCAAATTTAGCTTGATTTTCGGCTCTGTTCTCAGCAACCGTCTGACTAATCGAAGGCGAACTATAATCATCTGAATTTGTTTTCACCGCAAATGAATTATTTATACCCTGCTCCTGTATATTTATCAATCTTGTTAGCAAATAATTTAAATGCTCACTTTTAGGATCTAACTCGTAGATTTTTTCAATTGCCTGTTTCTCATCTTTATAATATCCGTGAACTGCCCAAAGTGCTGCTTTTTCTTTATTATTTTTTGCCATTGCCAAAGACTTATTCCAATCGGATTCATTTTTTGGATGAAAACTATAAGCTGTCACGATTCTCATCTCCGGGCATTTATCAAAAACCAAAGCATACAAATAATTAGACGTTGCATACTTTTTTTGTTGATAATTAATTCCCGCTACATACGCCAATGCACGATAATACAAAGTGTTTTTAGGTACCGACTTCTCTGTTTTATTAAAAAATAAAATCGCTTTAGGTTTGTTACTGCTATAAAAATAAGCCTTCATCGTCAGAAACCAATATCTGTTTTTTAAGAATGAATCTGAGGTTGTGTTGTAAACATTCTCAATAGACTGAATCATTTTTAAATCTTTAAAAGTTTTTGCAACAACAGGATCATAACTCCAATAACTATCGCCAATTGAAACCGTTTCTATCTTTTGTGCCAAATACAAAAACTCTATAAAACTTTTTACTTTAGCATCTTTCAAACTTATTTTCTTTCCCCATTTTAGAGAAGTCTGATTCTCTTTTTTGGTTTTAAAGAACACATGAAGTTGTGTGATTTCGGTTTTGTTTGCCGAAACTTTGTCTTTATTAGCATAATCGTCTGTCGTTTCATCTCCAATCAAGAAATGACTAACCGTTGCAGGATCTACTTTGCCTTTTAAGTAATTTTCCCAATCCGATTTTATATTTTCATTAAATCTCGAATTGTGTTCTCTATCAAATCCAATTCCGTAAAAAATATCGCCCGACAAAAAAAGTGGCGAATATGATTTATCAGCAAATGTTTCTGGCGTAAAATTCGAATTATAACCAAAATAATCCCAATCGTCACCATCGGAGCAAGCATAAATTATTCCGTAAATAGAAAGTAAGGTAAAGCTAGAAACAAGAAATAACTTGCTTAAAAATATTCTTTTCATAGTTGTTTAAATTGAATTCGTCTAAGTCGTAAAATATAATTTCTTTTGGTTTTTGAGCCAAGTTTTCATCCAAATCATCTGCCATCTCCAGTAGATTTTCAGAAGAAATAGCTTCTATTTTCAATAAATCATTCTCTTCATAAAAAATGCCATTTTTATAATTAGATTGTTTTACTTTAAAAAAAAGAGCGTTTACCTGCTCAAAATTTTGATCTTTTTTAAGTTCGCTCACGTTTATTTTAGAACGCAAACCAATTACTTTTTGATTCCTGATATGAACTGCCCAGGAATATATTGGCAATGCAAAATCAAGATGCAATGGATATTTCTTTAAACTTTTGAGATAACGTTCTGCAATTTTTTGATTGTAAATAGAATTCAAAGAATCTACAGCAATTGTACCCATATTATAATACATCAAAACTCCGGAATCGACATTTGGAATTTTTGTTTTCCTGAAATATTTTACCTGATGCAATCGAATTGTTGCCGAAAGTTTTTTCTGCGAAAGTTTTTTAAATCGTTCAATAAACTTCAGATAATTGTCTTTACTTTTTAAAGTCCAATCACAGTCAATCTGAATTTCATTGCACTGAATTTTATTTTTAGTATTTATTTCCGTTACCAAAGAAAAAGCCTTTTGAGCCAAATCATCAATATCAAGATTAGGCAACGACATGACTTTGTTTTGTATAAAAACAACCGGAACAATATCAAAATTATTTATGTTTTGCCGAAAACGTATCGGACCTAAAGGAATTGGTTGTTGGTTTTCAGGATGTAAACCAATATCAAAATACCGAACATAAAGTTTACTGACATTATTATCCTTTAAAACCTCTGTTTCCTTTTCGGATAACTTAAAGATGGTTTTCCAGTAATAAAAAGCAATTATTGGTTTATCATTTCTACCACAAGCGATCAGTAAAAAAAACAGCGAGCCCAAAAAAAACTTTTTTATCAAAACTGAGAGAAATTAAATTTAAGCTCAAAAGTAAGAAATTATATCATTCTGACACTTTCAAATTTTAAAAAACAATAAAACCCAACTGCCAAATATCCTAATAAATGGATAAAAAGTTTCAATTAAAGCAAATATAATCGTTATTTTGTG from uncultured Flavobacterium sp. carries:
- the mce gene encoding methylmalonyl-CoA epimerase, with translation MVNKIEHIGIAVKNMDDANVLFEKLLGVPSYKEERVESEGVLTSFFQTGTNKIELLMATNPESPIAKFLEKKGEGIHHIAFDVEDIYAEIERLKNEGFVLINEKPKKGADNKLVVFLHPKNTNGVLVELCQEIQ